From Deinococcus sp. Marseille-Q6407, one genomic window encodes:
- a CDS encoding Ppx/GppA phosphatase family protein — MRVAVADVGTNSTHLLIAEAQGGHYRVLDALKVRTRLGECLDESGNMTLEGEERLRDALLRFRELAVSLEVPSVRVYATSALREAPNGPEVAERMRQQTGVYPVIISGEREGRLTYLGAAHSVEFGADNLLLDLGGGSLEIIRGGPAEVQDVVSLPLGGIRMQDRFLHRDPPSKSEYRALVAYLQGALEPYRERFGAGPQTRVFLSSGTAGDLATAVAQAKGGGQDPAGINGLRLTLDELGGLLGDLRRLNEEERARIPAFAKRARIIVAAAAVLHTALTVLGAREMVISEGALREGMLIEELQCHEAYVADLSPRHRSALALAERFRADLPHARQVTALSKELYNRLREQGQPLPEEGRGLLRAAATLHEVGQLVAQSSHHKHSAYLIRHGGLLGFDARGVELVAQIARYHRRSMPKDSHEEWRALSREDQRLVSQMAAILRVADGLDRSYGGHTQITGLERSGKGWRLTACVPNALDRQGAGEKADLWAREFGPLSFEWLDEEESVGEARDAVPAADHPA; from the coding sequence ATGCGCGTTGCCGTGGCCGACGTCGGAACCAACTCCACCCACCTCCTGATTGCCGAGGCCCAGGGGGGGCACTACCGGGTGCTGGACGCCCTGAAGGTGCGTACCCGGCTGGGCGAATGCCTGGACGAAAGCGGCAATATGACGCTGGAAGGCGAGGAGCGGCTGCGTGACGCCCTGCTGCGCTTCCGCGAGCTGGCGGTTTCCTTGGAAGTGCCCAGCGTGCGCGTCTATGCCACCTCGGCGCTGCGTGAAGCCCCCAACGGCCCCGAGGTGGCCGAGCGGATGCGGCAGCAGACCGGGGTGTATCCGGTGATCATCAGCGGCGAGCGCGAAGGCCGGCTCACCTATCTGGGCGCGGCCCACTCGGTGGAATTTGGCGCCGACAACCTGCTGCTGGACCTGGGTGGCGGCAGCCTGGAGATCATCCGCGGCGGCCCAGCCGAGGTGCAGGACGTGGTCAGCCTGCCGCTGGGCGGCATCCGGATGCAGGACCGCTTCCTGCACCGCGACCCTCCCAGCAAGTCGGAATACCGGGCGCTGGTGGCTTACCTGCAGGGCGCGCTGGAGCCTTACCGGGAGCGCTTTGGCGCCGGGCCGCAGACGCGGGTGTTCCTGTCCAGCGGCACGGCCGGCGACCTGGCAACAGCGGTGGCGCAGGCCAAGGGAGGGGGGCAGGACCCGGCCGGCATCAACGGCCTGCGCCTGACGCTGGACGAACTGGGCGGCCTGCTCGGCGACCTGCGCCGGCTGAACGAGGAAGAGCGGGCCCGCATTCCTGCCTTTGCCAAGCGGGCCCGCATCATCGTGGCGGCGGCGGCGGTGCTGCATACGGCCCTGACGGTGCTGGGCGCCCGCGAAATGGTGATCAGCGAGGGCGCGCTGCGCGAAGGCATGCTGATTGAGGAGTTGCAGTGCCACGAGGCTTACGTGGCGGACCTCAGCCCGCGGCACCGCAGCGCCCTGGCCCTGGCCGAGCGGTTCCGCGCGGACCTGCCGCACGCCCGGCAGGTGACGGCGCTGAGCAAGGAGCTGTACAACCGGCTGCGTGAGCAGGGCCAGCCCTTGCCGGAAGAGGGCCGCGGCCTGCTGCGGGCGGCCGCCACCCTGCACGAGGTGGGGCAGCTGGTCGCGCAGAGCAGCCACCATAAGCACTCGGCCTACCTGATTCGCCACGGCGGCCTGCTGGGCTTCGATGCCCGCGGGGTGGAACTGGTGGCCCAGATTGCCCGCTATCACCGCCGCAGCATGCCCAAGGACTCGCACGAGGAATGGCGCGCCCTGAGCCGCGAGGACCAGCGCCTGGTCTCGCAGATGGCTGCCATCCTGCGGGTCGCCGACGGCCTGGACCGCTCTTACGGGGGCCATACCCAGATCACAGGGCTGGAGCGCAGTGGCAAGGGCTGGCGCCTGACCGCCTGTGTGCCCAACGCTCTGGACCGCCAGGGCGCCGGGGAAAAGGCCGACCTGTGGGCGCGCGAGTTCGGCCCCCTCAGTTTCGAGTGGCTGGACGAGGAAGAGAGTGTGGGCGAGGCCAGAGACGCTGTCCCGGCCGCGGACCACCCTGCCTAA
- a CDS encoding S8 family serine peptidase, with product MNRIKAITLLSGALFLGACGQNPAAPATPGGQPAQSSGGQTATSLGILPKSSPSGRWFIELQGEPGGLSAQSLSAQQQSVRLEAQRAGIQYQEVASFQTLFNGFSVEVADQEVGKFSRLRGVKAIYPVDIIEQPKLENASASPEMFSAVGMTGADIAQNELGLTGKGIKVGVIDTGIDNEHPAFAGRIVAQYDFVGDDYDASTAKGHPIPQPDPIADDCGGHGSHVAGIIGGNDPAKGFKGVAPEVSFGSYRVFGCNGSTTGDIMLQAMERAAQDGMNVVNMSIGSSFQWAEYPTAKAADRLVKRGVVVTVSAGNSGTDGQFATGAPSLGEKVISVAAVDNAQISLKSFTVSTDGQTRSVGYMAGSPSADPETGKALPVVVADPLLACNVNGGSPFVKNQFSGKAVLIQRGSCNFAEKAKNVAEAGASAVLMFNNAPGYISPSLGDAKINVPFASFLQEEGEAIKAAVAAGKPVTVSFNAGEQRFKNPTGGSISSFSSYGMGPDLDLKPEISAPGGNIYSAVPLDPSNTGYEPGGYGVKSGTSMAAPHVAGAAALLLQGHRDWTPEDIKTRMMNTASTRWFFKDSKPVEGTPVYTQLQGAGMVDIPAAYASTVVATPAKLSLGESEGMPTHSKVVLLTNHGDKAQTFTVQHVPALSITGSTYSPKPDAAGRASMSVNGQSVDLDAQGQGGLQVTVPAGGQVELNVKITAPTALAAKADYAQYGGYLVARGQSETVSVPYGGFQGDYQKLDAMGPVYFVSGGKATEHEFPALYDPARDMVYFGGDKPEQMPDYTFLTFDRTVGQRGLKVLDAPTLWVHFNHQAQKVIMEAVDASGAAHEVETFPFVGRDKSNIYQVGTDDRPWSDYVWDGTYADGSQAPAGQYQLRLRVLKALGDENNSAHWENYTSPAFKIVRGTPSID from the coding sequence ATGAACCGAATCAAAGCCATTACCCTGTTGTCCGGCGCCCTGTTTCTGGGTGCCTGTGGTCAGAACCCGGCGGCGCCGGCCACTCCTGGCGGCCAGCCTGCCCAGAGCAGCGGCGGGCAGACGGCCACCTCGCTGGGCATTTTGCCCAAGTCCAGCCCCTCGGGCCGCTGGTTTATCGAGCTGCAAGGCGAGCCCGGCGGCCTGAGTGCCCAGAGCCTGAGCGCCCAGCAGCAGAGCGTGCGATTGGAAGCCCAGCGGGCCGGCATCCAGTACCAGGAAGTCGCCAGCTTCCAGACCCTCTTTAACGGGTTCTCGGTAGAAGTCGCCGACCAGGAAGTGGGCAAGTTCAGCCGTCTGCGCGGCGTGAAGGCCATTTACCCGGTGGACATCATCGAGCAGCCGAAACTGGAAAACGCCAGCGCCTCGCCTGAAATGTTCAGCGCAGTGGGCATGACCGGCGCCGACATTGCCCAGAATGAACTGGGCCTGACCGGTAAGGGCATCAAGGTCGGCGTGATTGACACCGGCATTGACAACGAGCACCCTGCTTTCGCCGGCCGCATCGTGGCGCAGTACGACTTCGTGGGCGACGATTACGACGCTTCTACCGCCAAGGGTCACCCCATTCCCCAGCCTGACCCCATTGCCGACGACTGCGGCGGGCACGGCTCGCACGTGGCCGGCATCATCGGCGGCAACGACCCGGCCAAGGGCTTCAAGGGCGTGGCGCCGGAAGTCTCGTTCGGCTCCTACCGGGTGTTCGGCTGCAACGGCTCCACCACCGGCGACATCATGCTGCAGGCCATGGAACGCGCCGCGCAGGACGGCATGAACGTGGTGAACATGAGCATCGGCTCCTCGTTCCAGTGGGCCGAGTACCCCACCGCCAAGGCCGCCGACCGCCTGGTCAAGCGCGGCGTCGTGGTGACTGTCTCGGCCGGCAACAGCGGCACCGACGGCCAGTTCGCCACCGGCGCGCCCTCGCTGGGCGAAAAGGTCATCTCGGTGGCCGCAGTAGACAACGCTCAGATCAGCCTCAAGAGCTTTACCGTCAGCACCGACGGCCAGACCCGCAGCGTCGGCTATATGGCCGGCAGCCCCAGCGCCGACCCGGAAACCGGCAAGGCCCTGCCGGTGGTGGTGGCCGACCCCCTTCTCGCCTGCAACGTGAACGGCGGCAGCCCCTTTGTCAAGAACCAGTTCAGCGGCAAGGCAGTGCTGATTCAGCGCGGCAGCTGCAACTTTGCCGAGAAGGCCAAGAACGTGGCCGAAGCTGGGGCCAGCGCGGTCCTGATGTTCAACAACGCTCCGGGCTACATCTCGCCCAGCCTGGGTGACGCCAAGATCAACGTGCCGTTCGCTTCTTTCCTGCAGGAAGAAGGCGAAGCCATCAAGGCCGCGGTGGCGGCAGGCAAGCCCGTGACCGTCAGCTTCAATGCCGGCGAACAGCGCTTCAAGAACCCCACCGGCGGCAGCATCTCCAGCTTCTCCTCCTACGGCATGGGCCCCGACCTGGACCTCAAGCCCGAAATCTCGGCGCCCGGCGGCAACATCTACTCGGCGGTGCCGCTGGACCCCAGCAACACCGGCTATGAACCCGGCGGCTACGGCGTCAAGAGCGGCACCTCGATGGCGGCCCCGCACGTGGCCGGCGCCGCTGCCCTGCTGCTGCAAGGCCACCGCGACTGGACCCCCGAAGACATCAAGACCCGCATGATGAACACCGCCAGCACCCGCTGGTTCTTCAAGGACAGCAAACCGGTCGAAGGCACCCCGGTCTACACCCAGCTGCAGGGCGCCGGCATGGTGGATATTCCTGCCGCCTACGCCAGCACCGTGGTCGCCACTCCCGCCAAGCTGTCGCTGGGCGAGAGCGAAGGCATGCCCACCCACAGCAAAGTGGTGCTGCTGACCAACCACGGCGACAAGGCCCAGACCTTTACCGTGCAGCACGTGCCGGCGCTGAGCATCACCGGCAGCACCTACTCGCCCAAGCCCGACGCCGCTGGCCGCGCCAGCATGAGCGTGAACGGTCAGAGCGTGGACCTGGACGCCCAGGGACAGGGTGGCCTGCAGGTGACGGTGCCGGCCGGCGGTCAGGTGGAGCTGAACGTGAAGATCACCGCGCCCACCGCTCTGGCGGCCAAGGCCGACTACGCGCAGTACGGCGGTTATCTGGTGGCCCGCGGCCAGAGCGAAACGGTGTCGGTGCCTTACGGCGGCTTCCAGGGTGATTACCAGAAGCTGGACGCCATGGGCCCGGTGTACTTCGTCTCGGGCGGCAAGGCCACCGAACATGAATTCCCCGCGCTGTACGACCCGGCCCGCGACATGGTGTATTTCGGCGGTGACAAACCCGAGCAGATGCCCGATTACACCTTCCTCACCTTTGACCGCACGGTGGGACAGCGCGGCCTGAAGGTGCTGGACGCCCCCACCCTGTGGGTGCACTTCAACCACCAGGCGCAGAAAGTCATCATGGAAGCGGTGGACGCCAGCGGCGCCGCGCACGAGGTGGAAACCTTCCCCTTCGTGGGCCGCGACAAGTCCAACATCTATCAGGTCGGCACCGATGACCGCCCCTGGAGCGATTATGTCTGGGACGGCACCTACGCCGACGGCAGCCAGGCTCCGGCCGGACAGTACCAGCTGCGCCTGCGGGTGCTCAAAGCCCTGGGCGACGAAAACAACTCGGCCCACTGGGAGAACTACACCTCGCCCGCCTTCAAGATCGTGCGTGGCACGCCCTCTATCGACTGA
- a CDS encoding PPC domain-containing protein, which translates to MKRTLPALLGLSLLLASCNQPSAPQTGGNNSLSPDLKSDTTRQAPAAVTLGQTYSGVIAGQDRDSDYYAFDAAAGDQLRVSVKASAGSTLDPYIRLYWVNKDGWKMLEKDDDNSYAPGNKAKDAQILFNADQAGRYVVEVTSFKLANDHKATDNDPRNQYTFTLSRR; encoded by the coding sequence ATGAAACGTACTTTGCCTGCTCTTCTTGGCCTCAGCCTGCTGCTGGCCTCATGCAATCAGCCCAGTGCCCCCCAGACCGGCGGCAACAACTCGCTGAGCCCCGACCTGAAGTCCGACACCACCCGCCAGGCCCCCGCTGCGGTCACGCTGGGCCAGACCTACAGCGGCGTGATTGCCGGCCAGGACCGCGACTCCGACTATTACGCGTTCGACGCCGCCGCAGGCGACCAGCTGCGCGTCAGTGTCAAGGCATCGGCCGGCAGCACCCTGGACCCGTATATCCGGCTGTACTGGGTAAACAAAGACGGCTGGAAGATGCTGGAGAAGGATGACGACAACAGCTACGCTCCTGGCAACAAAGCCAAAGACGCCCAGATCCTCTTCAACGCCGATCAGGCCGGCCGCTACGTGGTGGAAGTGACCAGCTTCAAGCTGGCCAACGACCACAAAGCCACCGACAACGATCCCCGTAACCAGTACACCTTCACGCTGAGCCGGCGCTGA
- a CDS encoding YqhA family protein, whose product MSQHREPPASKHDDTMSELIGRTRFVVVLAVLAVLLVALSLFIQGTLVALWSIYETWHAMLTEGVLSQKTDLAVEFLEVVSTMLKAVVFYIIGLGMYSLFIRPLNITSALGIESLGDLEQKIVSVIMVILGVTFLQHYVNWENPQETLLFALSFALAGGVIVLFQKVHHGKGDLQQPETKLKARRELFENEAEQREIGAEDVCRAERATQAEQSGASRGQSGAEEA is encoded by the coding sequence ATGTCTCAGCACCGCGAACCGCCGGCCTCCAAACACGACGACACCATGAGCGAGCTGATCGGCCGCACGCGCTTCGTCGTGGTGCTGGCGGTCCTCGCGGTGTTGCTGGTGGCCCTCAGCCTCTTTATTCAGGGCACTTTGGTAGCGCTGTGGTCCATCTACGAAACCTGGCATGCCATGCTCACCGAGGGCGTTCTCAGCCAGAAGACCGATCTGGCGGTGGAATTCCTGGAAGTGGTCTCTACCATGCTCAAGGCGGTGGTGTTTTACATCATCGGCCTGGGCATGTACTCGCTGTTTATCCGGCCGCTGAACATCACCAGCGCGCTGGGCATCGAAAGCCTGGGTGACCTGGAGCAGAAAATCGTATCGGTCATCATGGTGATTCTGGGGGTCACTTTTTTGCAGCACTACGTGAACTGGGAAAATCCCCAGGAAACCCTGCTGTTTGCCCTCTCCTTCGCGCTGGCCGGCGGAGTCATCGTCCTGTTTCAGAAAGTCCACCATGGCAAGGGTGACCTGCAGCAGCCGGAGACCAAACTCAAGGCCCGGCGTGAGCTGTTCGAGAATGAAGCCGAGCAGCGTGAGATCGGCGCCGAGGACGTGTGCCGCGCCGAGCGGGCCACCCAGGCCGAGCAGAGCGGGGCCAGCCGGGGCCAGAGTGGGGCAGAGGAAGCCTGA
- a CDS encoding tetratricopeptide repeat protein, translating to MTRSTPRLTRRSALFPVALLSAALLAPAAQAQTAPTQTAQTAPAAPAAAVSAPAAALTQAAQPALAFSSAAEAAAQARALSAQARTRYPAGSASIDQTLWKQAAEAAEAAVALEPANPSFLALRAEIYTATGFWARALSSWQAYFAVAGDQATPQARAAAGQVYYNLAYAAYTRQDLPQAAQLLAECLRAAPDDAQCALWAGRVALEQGDFAAAQTLYGRAVQLRPQACTAAYFSQVAVQAGQYGADATRAFSQAYADLDAGRRAEALRGFQQAARLAPSFAAAQREAGRLALDLGDAAAARAAYAALSALPGATDADRYNLGLATEAEQYGLEATRQFRQGYSLYTSSDRAGAEAAFRQATVQSPQYAKAWSWLGRVAYEAGRYAEAAASYERAVQLDPSDRAAAYFLRLARAQLKGA from the coding sequence ATGACGCGTTCCACTCCCCGCCTGACCCGGCGCTCCGCTCTTTTCCCGGTTGCTCTGCTCAGCGCCGCTCTGCTGGCTCCGGCGGCCCAGGCTCAGACCGCTCCAACGCAAACCGCTCAGACGGCACCGGCGGCTCCAGCTGCAGCTGTCTCGGCCCCCGCAGCTGCCCTGACTCAGGCTGCTCAGCCGGCCCTGGCCTTCAGCAGCGCTGCCGAGGCGGCGGCTCAGGCCCGTGCCCTGAGCGCCCAGGCCCGCACCCGCTACCCGGCCGGCAGCGCCTCCATTGACCAGACGCTCTGGAAGCAGGCGGCCGAGGCGGCCGAAGCGGCGGTCGCCCTGGAGCCGGCCAACCCCAGTTTCCTGGCTCTGCGCGCCGAAATTTACACGGCCACCGGCTTCTGGGCGCGGGCGCTGAGCAGCTGGCAGGCCTATTTTGCGGTGGCCGGCGATCAGGCCACCCCCCAGGCCCGGGCGGCAGCAGGGCAGGTGTATTACAACCTGGCCTACGCCGCCTACACCCGCCAGGACCTGCCCCAGGCGGCCCAGTTGCTGGCCGAATGCCTGCGGGCCGCCCCAGACGATGCCCAGTGCGCGCTGTGGGCCGGCCGGGTGGCGCTGGAACAGGGCGATTTTGCCGCTGCCCAGACCTTGTATGGCCGCGCCGTGCAGCTGCGGCCTCAGGCCTGCACCGCCGCCTACTTCAGTCAGGTGGCGGTGCAGGCCGGGCAGTACGGTGCAGACGCCACCCGCGCTTTCAGCCAAGCTTATGCCGACCTGGACGCCGGGCGCCGTGCCGAGGCCCTGCGGGGCTTTCAGCAAGCTGCCCGCCTGGCCCCCAGCTTTGCCGCCGCGCAGCGTGAGGCCGGCCGCCTGGCGCTGGACCTGGGCGACGCCGCCGCTGCCCGCGCTGCTTACGCGGCGCTGAGCGCCTTGCCCGGCGCCACCGACGCCGACCGTTACAACCTCGGCCTGGCCACCGAGGCAGAGCAGTACGGCCTGGAAGCCACCCGGCAGTTCCGTCAGGGCTATAGCCTCTACACCAGTAGCGACCGTGCCGGGGCCGAGGCCGCCTTCCGGCAGGCCACCGTTCAGAGCCCGCAGTACGCCAAGGCCTGGTCCTGGCTGGGCCGCGTCGCTTACGAGGCCGGCCGTTACGCCGAGGCCGCCGCCAGCTATGAGCGCGCCGTGCAGCTGGACCCGTCTGACCGCGCCGCCGCCTATTTCCTGCGGCTGGCACGGGCCCAGCTCAAGGGAGCCTAA
- a CDS encoding M16 family metallopeptidase: MSGQRRPAHTQTLPPHQSPGAGGRRLRLGQLPNGLRLLTESDPQASTVAAGFFIASGARHDRPEGQGAAHFLEHLLFKGSERVSADELNERLDWLGGAHNAFTAQEQTVYHIAGLPEDLPQLLDTLRELLDPALREADIEAERGVILEEIAMYASQPGVRVQEAMQAEFWGTHPLGQSILGTPGSVGALDRAALRAQLQRAYTPQSVLLVVTGALDETEVWAWAERELARWPWQGKPLPAAPHPVTPSRQVRQLSWAGLERAQGVFAWPGLPAGHPLRNAATVLAELAGGENSRLYWALLDRGLADGADLSHLEFQECGSFEGGFSCDPDRVETVSRLFLDTVSGLHRSPPTPAEVQGAARRLAAETGLDADTPAERLFVLGLENLYAAPGQLPVTPETISADFRAVTPEQVSAVLRACSLREPTGALLLPAP; encoded by the coding sequence ATGAGCGGGCAAAGAAGGCCGGCCCACACACAAACATTGCCCCCGCACCAGTCACCGGGGGCGGGGGGCCGCCGGCTGCGGCTGGGTCAGCTGCCGAATGGACTGCGCCTGCTGACCGAGAGTGACCCGCAGGCCTCCACGGTGGCAGCCGGCTTTTTCATCGCCAGTGGGGCGCGCCATGACCGCCCGGAGGGGCAGGGCGCTGCGCACTTTCTGGAACATCTGCTGTTCAAAGGCTCGGAGCGGGTAAGCGCCGACGAGCTGAACGAGCGGCTCGACTGGCTGGGCGGCGCCCACAACGCTTTTACCGCTCAGGAACAGACCGTCTACCACATTGCCGGGCTGCCGGAAGACCTGCCGCAGCTGCTGGATACCCTGCGCGAACTGCTGGACCCGGCCCTGCGCGAGGCCGACATCGAAGCCGAACGCGGCGTGATTCTGGAAGAAATCGCCATGTACGCCTCGCAACCGGGCGTGCGGGTGCAGGAAGCCATGCAGGCCGAGTTCTGGGGCACGCATCCGCTGGGCCAGAGCATCCTGGGCACTCCCGGCAGCGTGGGTGCGCTGGACCGGGCCGCGCTGCGGGCACAGTTGCAGCGGGCCTATACCCCGCAGTCGGTGCTGCTGGTGGTCACCGGCGCGCTGGATGAAACCGAAGTCTGGGCCTGGGCCGAGCGCGAGCTGGCCCGCTGGCCCTGGCAGGGGAAGCCCCTTCCCGCCGCGCCGCACCCTGTCACGCCCAGCCGGCAGGTGCGGCAGCTCAGCTGGGCCGGGCTGGAGCGGGCGCAGGGCGTCTTTGCCTGGCCGGGGCTGCCGGCCGGACACCCCCTGCGGAACGCCGCCACCGTGCTGGCCGAACTGGCCGGCGGCGAGAACAGCCGGCTGTACTGGGCCCTGCTGGACCGTGGCCTGGCCGACGGCGCCGACCTGAGCCACCTGGAATTTCAGGAGTGCGGCAGCTTCGAGGGTGGCTTCTCCTGTGACCCCGACCGGGTAGAGACGGTCTCGCGGCTGTTTCTGGACACCGTCTCGGGCCTGCACCGCTCGCCGCCGACCCCGGCCGAAGTTCAGGGTGCCGCACGGCGTCTGGCCGCCGAAACGGGTCTGGACGCCGATACCCCGGCCGAGCGGCTGTTCGTGCTGGGCCTGGAAAATCTCTACGCGGCGCCGGGCCAGCTGCCCGTGACCCCCGAGACCATCAGCGCCGACTTCCGGGCGGTGACGCCGGAGCAGGTTAGCGCGGTTCTCAGGGCCTGCTCATTGCGCGAGCCGACCGGTGCCCTACTCCTGCCGGCACCCTGA
- the hemW gene encoding radical SAM family heme chaperone HemW, whose translation MRRVSTPAPVRHLYVHVPFCPSICPYCDFHVLTRQNGLVDAYLAQLDREAEQLAARYPVDLDTVYLGGGTPSFLRDAELAALVGSVQRHLGWGRKENTLEINPGTVSAARAAHWRALGFDRASVGVQSLDDPTLLFLGRRHSAAQARSAVEQLLAQDFRVSGDLITAVAGQPLEADIRGLHELGVGHISAYTLTIEPGTEFARRGVTVSEGDERRGFEVTAALLADLGYERYEISNYARPGQQSQHNLSYWHTQHYLGLGPGAAGHYPAAAPAVSMRRTNPHLHEWLAGETGEAEAVLPFDWVTDALFMGLRLREGVDLSDLSRRSGVDVARAYAPAIRSNLARGLLEQRGERLRATEAGWWILNSVITDFLELDLARA comes from the coding sequence CTGCGGCGTGTGAGTACGCCCGCCCCGGTCCGCCACCTGTATGTCCATGTGCCGTTTTGCCCCAGTATCTGTCCCTACTGTGATTTTCATGTGCTGACCCGCCAAAACGGGCTGGTTGATGCGTATCTGGCGCAGCTGGACCGCGAGGCCGAGCAGCTGGCCGCCCGTTACCCGGTGGACCTGGACACGGTGTATCTGGGCGGCGGCACCCCCAGTTTCCTGCGGGACGCCGAGCTGGCGGCACTGGTGGGGAGTGTGCAGCGGCACCTCGGCTGGGGCCGCAAAGAAAACACCCTGGAAATCAACCCCGGCACCGTCAGTGCGGCGCGGGCGGCCCACTGGCGCGCGCTGGGCTTTGACCGGGCCAGCGTGGGCGTGCAGAGCCTGGACGACCCCACCCTGCTGTTTCTGGGCCGGCGGCACTCGGCGGCGCAGGCCCGCTCCGCCGTGGAGCAGCTGCTGGCGCAGGACTTCCGGGTCAGCGGTGACCTGATCACGGCGGTGGCCGGGCAGCCGCTGGAGGCCGATATCCGCGGGCTGCACGAGCTGGGGGTGGGACACATCAGCGCCTATACCCTCACCATCGAACCCGGCACCGAATTTGCCCGCCGGGGCGTGACCGTCAGCGAGGGCGACGAGCGGCGCGGCTTTGAGGTCACGGCCGCCCTGCTGGCCGACCTGGGCTATGAACGCTACGAGATCAGCAACTATGCCCGCCCCGGGCAGCAGTCACAGCACAACCTCTCCTACTGGCACACCCAGCACTACCTGGGCCTGGGCCCGGGAGCGGCGGGGCACTATCCGGCGGCGGCGCCGGCCGTGTCCATGCGGCGCACCAATCCCCATCTCCACGAGTGGCTGGCCGGAGAGACCGGCGAGGCCGAAGCGGTGCTGCCCTTCGACTGGGTGACGGACGCCCTGTTCATGGGACTGCGGCTGCGGGAAGGGGTGGACCTGAGCGACCTCTCGCGGCGCAGCGGGGTAGACGTGGCCCGTGCCTACGCCCCGGCCATCCGCAGCAACCTGGCCCGTGGACTGCTGGAACAGCGGGGCGAACGGCTGCGGGCCACCGAGGCGGGCTGGTGGATTCTGAACAGTGTCATCACCGATTTTCTGGAACTGGACCTGGCGCGGGCCTGA
- a CDS encoding M16 family metallopeptidase, whose protein sequence is MTSTPPSARPEAASAELFDLPGGLTLAAQPRAGAAFTVSLRLPWGSAHDPLGLEGTAGILEEWLGKGAGGRDARALADAFDALGLRRGGGVGAEATRLSVSGLKADLPAALALLADVVQRPSLQDAEVPVLADLARQDLESLQDTPEERLALVQRARVFGGASRSRAGGLLAGYGHPVSGTRAGLSAVTAQTLRAAHARWGAQGSLLAVVADLSPAEIRAQVEDTFGGWGPGAAPETVEPHFHAGVRVHLPHPGSEQTHLSLSWPAPAAGHPDYLPSQLALTAFSGGSASRLFHAVREERGLAYAAFASALLLGSQGFWKLGAASTPARAQETLDVLLDETERLRAGISEREFERARRGLLTGLAFSEESLRARAGAMLRDLVLLGRLREPGELQAQLRALTLEQVNSFLAVMPSPLPQAALVTLGSAEVQPGRQELSA, encoded by the coding sequence GTGACGTCCACGCCGCCTTCCGCCCGCCCTGAAGCTGCCAGCGCCGAACTGTTTGATCTGCCCGGCGGCCTGACCCTGGCGGCCCAGCCCCGGGCCGGCGCCGCGTTTACCGTTAGCCTGCGTCTGCCCTGGGGCAGCGCCCACGACCCGCTGGGCCTGGAAGGCACCGCCGGCATCCTGGAAGAATGGCTGGGCAAAGGGGCCGGAGGCCGGGACGCCCGCGCGCTGGCCGACGCGTTCGACGCATTAGGCCTGCGGCGCGGAGGCGGCGTGGGCGCCGAGGCCACCCGCCTGAGCGTCAGCGGCCTGAAAGCCGACCTGCCAGCCGCACTGGCCCTGCTGGCCGACGTGGTGCAGCGCCCCAGCCTGCAGGACGCCGAGGTGCCGGTGCTGGCCGACCTGGCCCGGCAGGACCTCGAAAGCCTGCAGGACACCCCCGAAGAGCGCCTGGCACTGGTGCAGCGCGCCCGGGTGTTCGGCGGGGCGAGCCGGTCGCGGGCCGGCGGCCTGCTGGCCGGCTACGGTCATCCGGTCAGCGGCACCCGCGCCGGCCTGAGCGCCGTGACCGCCCAGACGCTGCGGGCCGCGCACGCCCGCTGGGGCGCCCAGGGCAGCCTGCTGGCCGTGGTGGCCGACCTCAGCCCCGCCGAAATCCGCGCGCAGGTCGAGGACACTTTTGGCGGCTGGGGCCCCGGCGCCGCGCCCGAAACGGTCGAGCCGCACTTTCACGCCGGCGTGCGGGTGCACCTGCCGCATCCCGGCAGCGAACAGACCCACCTCAGCCTCAGCTGGCCGGCGCCGGCGGCGGGGCACCCCGACTATCTGCCCAGCCAGCTGGCCCTGACGGCTTTCTCGGGCGGCAGCGCCAGCCGGCTGTTTCATGCGGTACGTGAGGAGCGGGGGCTGGCCTACGCCGCTTTTGCCTCAGCGCTGCTGCTGGGCTCGCAGGGCTTCTGGAAACTGGGGGCGGCCAGCACACCGGCCCGCGCCCAGGAAACGCTGGACGTGCTGCTGGACGAAACCGAGCGGCTGCGCGCCGGCATCAGCGAGCGGGAGTTCGAGCGGGCCCGCCGCGGCCTGCTGACCGGTCTGGCCTTCTCGGAAGAGAGCCTGCGGGCGCGGGCGGGCGCCATGCTGCGCGACCTGGTGCTGCTGGGCCGGCTGCGCGAACCCGGCGAACTGCAGGCCCAGCTGCGGGCGCTGACGCTGGAACAGGTCAACAGTTTCCTGGCCGTCATGCCCAGCCCGCTGCCACAGGCGGCCCTGGTCACACTGGGCAGCGCCGAGGTGCAGCCCGGCCGTCAGGAGCTGAGCGCATGA